From one Anopheles bellator chromosome 1, idAnoBellAS_SP24_06.2, whole genome shotgun sequence genomic stretch:
- the LOC131209235 gene encoding DNA-binding protein D-ETS-4 — protein MAYEMMLYPTEKTPQTVPAAGSSYTSSDLYASYAELFDLSLVPNDGEVPLSPQQPQSVPLGPSPAGSSPEYIPATIFHDVPAGGPMHQLKQEHLGTTWSDTWSVSSGYLSCGSVSNPGSPESPASSYGLLDHPHHQQQWSAATTLQPQPPPPYEQQQTIKSEYESGPETSIDLESLLGDAPSTIVKVEPGGGHPYSSFQSAGPQPDKVPPQHGGGFQILREHLQDTSFQRRHNLKPLELDSLIGGLTTHADIRPVFEFALQEVKATMQAICTELGISPDPKQWSTVTVHQWLNLAMGKYSLPRLDNLGRLFPENGAQLAALPLEEFVRRIPQGGHQLHGYLELWLMEADSMNSAMMISVGEGITGQGAGTLQAPGLQGVAPHFPGTSGSGSAASPAMLVENFDSDSASGDASDDDDEEMPLESPGSSSSAGGGGGRSGTVTTVATGGTTGPKPRQSGSHIHLWQFLKELLAKPEQNQNAIRWIDRQKGVFKIEDSVRVARLWGLRKNRPAMNYDKLSRSIRQYYKKGIMQKTERSQRLVYQFCAPYAL, from the exons ATGGCCTACGAGATGATGCTGTACCCGACGGAGAAG ACTCCGCAAACCGTGCCGGCGGCCGGTAGCAGCTACACATCGTCGGATCTGTACGCCTCGTACGCGGAGCTGTTCGATCTGTCGCTGGTGCCGAACGACGGCGAGGTACCGCTCAgtccgcagcagccgcaaagTGTGCCGCTTgggcccagcccggccggtAGCAGCCCCGAGTACATCCCGGCTACGATCTTCCACGacgtgccggccggcggaccGATGCATCAGCTGAAACAGGAGCATCTGGGGACGACGTGGTCGGACACTTGGAGCGTCAGCAGTGGCTACCTCAGCTGCGGCAGTGTCAGCAATCCGGGCTCCCCCGAATCTCCGGCCTCATCGTACGGGCTGCTGGACCatccgcaccaccagcagcagtggtcTGCGGCCACTACGCTGCAGCCGCAGCCTCCGCCACCgtacgagcagcagcagacgatCAAAAGCGAGTACGAGTCGGGCCCGGAGACCAGCATCGACCTGGAGTCGCTGCTCGGTGACGCACCGTCCACCATCGTGAAGGTGgaacccggtggtggccacccgtaCTCGTCGTTCCAGAGCGCCGGGCCACAGCCGGACAAGGTGCCACCgcaacacggcggcggcttccAGATACTGCGGGAGCACCTGCAGGACACCAGCTTCCAGCGGCGCCACAACCTGAAACCGTTAGAGCTGGATTCGCTAATCGGAGGCCTCACGACGCACGCCGACATTAGGCCGGTGTTCGAGTTTGCCCTGCAGGAGGTGAAGGCAACGATGCAGGCGATCTGCACCGAGCTCGGCATCTCGCCCG ATCCCAAACAGTGGTCAACCGTCACGGTGCACCAGTGGCTGAACCTGGCCATGGGCAAGTACTCGCTCCCGCGCCTCGACAACCTGGGCCGCCTGTTTCCGGAGAACGGTGCCCAGCTGGCCGCCCTACCGCTGGAGGAGTTCGTACGCCGCATTCCGCAG GGCGGCCACCAGCTGCACGGATACCTCGAGCTGTGGCTGATGGAGGCCGACAGCATGAACAGTGCGATGATGATCAGTGTCGGCGAGGGTATCACTGGCCAAGGGGCCGGCACCCTGCAGGCTCCAGGGCTCCAGGGCGTAGCACCGCACTTCCCCGGCACATCGGGCAGTGGTTCCGCCGCCAGCCCGGCGATGCTGGTCGAGAACTTCGACAGTGACTCCGCAAGCGGCGATGCCAGTGACG ATGACGACGAAGAGATGCCGCTTGAAAGTCCGGGAAGTTCGTcctctgccggtggcggtggtggacggTCGGGcacggtgacgacggtggccacgggcggGACGACTGGCCCGAAGCCACGCCAGAGCGGCTCGCACATCCATCTGTGGCAGTTCCTGAaggagctgctggccaagCCGGAGCAGAACCAGAACGCCATCCGTTGGATCGATCGCCAGAAGGGAGTGTTCAAGATCGAGGACTCGGTGCGCGTGGCCCGTCTGTGGGGTCTCCGCaagaaccggccggccatgAACTACGACAAGCTGTCCCGCTCGATACGGCAGTACTACAAGAAGGGCATCATGCAGAAGACCGAACGCTCCCAGCGGCTCGTCTACCAGTTCTGCGCCCCGTACGCTCTCTAG
- the LOC131208323 gene encoding uncharacterized protein LOC131208323, which translates to MNGPFPVLAKLKCLKLSGIANNQLDFFRTNVPNLHSLYMSCETNRELEVWRHLSGQLKLAHMCLSNSTYFSHFLELTFPHLVDFAIGQIFCRTTDEIASSRGNDFFPRHSLLRRLSVSVPIPVQWIRSISCHCPGLTSLSLTLVNPEEGILASLVLLTKLRHLLFLKSEFIYENRSEYTNMHTKLFRGTIKSLESVELEIHPSRNFLENLLEAASQLKRLDIKLTFYDSLLLDVEFICENFSCLRRLEVDMCNQTPADDSVRFDKLEHLEELTICNALGISYIHRNNVRCLKICFHLINNEDLGQIAEKFPLLKRLTFEFCSWLSVSGIIQLHKMIPSCTIDYGSQRFYPDVYP; encoded by the exons ATGAATGGACCGTTCCCGGTTTTAGCGAAGCTAAAATGCCTCAAGCTGTCCGGAATAGCAAACAATCAGTTGGATTTCTTCCGAACGAATGTCCCAAATTTGCACAGTCTTTACATGAGTTGCGAGACAAATCGTGAACTGGAAGTATGGAGACACCTGAGTGGGCAGTTAAAACTCGCTCACATGTGTCTGTCAAATTCAACATATTTCTCTCATTTTCTCGAGTTAACGTTCCCACATCTAGTGGATTTTGCCATAGGACAAATTTTTTGTAGGACGACTGACGAGATAGCTTCAAGCAGAggtaatgatttttttccaagACATTCCTTGCTTCGAAGACTCTCCGTCTCCGTGCCTATTCCAGTACAATGGATTCGAAGCATTAGTTGCCACTGTCCTGGGCTGACGTCTCTGTCCCTTACGTTGGTGAATCCGGAAGAAGGTATTTTAGCATCGCTGGTGCTACTAACAAAGCTGCGG CATCTTTTATTTCTCAAATCGGAGTTTATCTATGAAAATAGAAGTGAATACACAAACATGCATACAAAACTGTTTCGCGGAACCATCAAGTCGCTCGAATCAGTTGAATTAGAAATACATCCCAGTCGCAATTTTCTCGAGAACCTTCTCGAAGCTGCTTCGCAATTGAAACGTCTGGATATCAAGCTCACATTTTACGACAGCCTTCTATTGGATGTTGAGTTCATCTGCGAGAATTTTTCCTGTCTCCGACGCTTAGAAGTGGACATGTGTAACCAG ACACCAGCCGACGATTCTGTTAGATTTGACAAGTTGGAACATTTAGAGGAACTTACAATATGTAACGCTCTGGGCATTAGCTACATTCATCGCAATAACGTTCGGTGcttgaaaatatgttttcatcTG ATAAACAACGAGGATCTTGGCCAGATAGCGGAAAAGTTCCCCCTGCTGAAGAGATTGACCTTTGAGTTCTGCTCCTGGCTTTCTGTGTCCGGGATCATACAGCTGCATAAGATGATCCCCTCATGTACAATCGACTACGGTTCGCAACGTTTCTATCCAGATGTCTATCCTTAG
- the LOC131214927 gene encoding cleavage and polyadenylation specificity factor subunit 1, whose product MFSLCKQPHEATAVEFSLTCHFFNHGEKSLITAGANVLKVYRIIPDADPATRDKYSGSRPPNMKLECMTSYRLFGNIMSMQSVSLAGSQRDALLISFSDAKLSVVQFDPDNFDLKTLSLHYFEDEDIRGGWTGHYHIPMVRVDPDNRCAVMLVYGRKLVVLPFRKDSSLDEIELQDVKPIKKAPTLLIAKTPILASYIIELKDLDEKIDNVIDVQFLHGYYEPTLLILYEPVRTFPGRVAVRSDTCTMVALSLNIQQRVHPVIWTVNSLPFDCIQAIPINKPIGGCLVMCANSLIYLNQSVPPYGVSLNSSADHSTSFPLKPQDGVRISLDAAQVCFIETEKLVLSLKGGELYVLTLCADSMRSVRSFHFSKAAASVLTSCICVCEDEYLFLGSRLGNSLLLRFKEQDESLVITIDDGGTVEKEPKRLRLEEEELEVYGSGYKTSVQLTSYIFEVCDSVLNVGPIAHMAVGERVCEETMEDGADVQFVPNKLDVEVVTASGHGKNGALCVLQSSIKPQVITSFGLSGCLDVWTVFDEAAGSSSADGSAPAPNHAFMILSQEAGTMVLQTGDEINEIENTGFATTVPTIHVGNIGSNRFIVQVTTKSIRLLQGTRLLQNIPIDLGCPLASVSIVDPYVCVRSSEGRVITLALREGKGTPRLAVNKNTISPSPAVVAIGAYRDVSGLFTRKLEDVYELGGRGGATSAYSSGFGSMKPEPAMKIEDEEDLLYGESGRSFKVTSMADMALAGKGGANADFWQKYMQPVKPTYWLLAARDNGTLEIYSMPDLKLAYLITNVGNGAKVLSDSMEFVPLSLVPKGAPGTGGAAQDETATFGSSFGGGGGALPAALLPREILMVALGAHGSRPLLFVRLEHDLLIYRVFRYAKGHLKLRFKRLSTSVACPNFRTVPSRLASDEKGPEAANASDAADRAELLAAKVLYENISMIRYFGNVAGYAGVAVCGEKPHLLFLTAHGELRSHRLYGRTVMKAFAPFNNVNCPNGFLYFDEQYELKISILPTYLSYDSVWPVRKIPLRSSPKQIVYHRENRVYCVVMDAEEICNKYYRFNGEDKELTEENKGERFLYPMGHRFSVVLVTPAAWEIVPDTSIGLEEWEHVVALKNVSLAYEGARSGLKEYIAVGTNFNYSEDITSRGRLLLYDIIEVVPEPGKPLTKHKFKEVMVKDQKGPVSAISHVCGFLVGAVGQKVYLWQMKDDDLVGVAFIDTHIFVHQMVSIKSLILVADVYKSVSLLRFQEEFRTLSLVSRDYHPLSVYQVEYVVDNANLGFLVADDQANLITYMYQPESRESFGGQRLLRKGDYHLGQRVNAMFRVQCDFHEPDAARRAPNYDNKHTTFFATLDGGFGFVLPLPEKTYRRLFMLQNVLLTHSPHIAGLNPKAFRTIKQSRALPINPSRCVVDGDLVWSFLELPANEKQEVAKKIGTRIEEICVDLMEIEHVTHAF is encoded by the exons ATGTTTTCCCTGTGCAAGCAGCCGCACGAGGCGACGGCGGTGGAGTTTTCCCTAACGTGCCACTTTTTCAACCATGGCGAAAAATCGCTCATCACCGCCGGTGCCAACGTGCTGAAGGTGTACCGAATCATCCCCGATGCGGATCCGGCCACGCGCGACAAGTACAGCG GTTCCCGGCCACCGAACATGAAGCTCGAGTGTATGACCTCGTACCGGCTGTTCGGCAACATCATGTCCATGCAGTCGGTCTCGCTGGCCGGCTCGCAGCGCGACGCCTTGCTGATCAGCTTTTCCGATGCCAAACTGTCGGTGGTACAGTTCGATCCGGACAACTTCGACCTCAAAACGCTCTCGCTGCACTACTTCGAGGACGAGGACATACGGGGCGGCTGGACCGGCCACTACCACATTCCGATGGTGCGCGTCGACCCGGATAACCGGTGCGCGGTGATGCTGGTCTACGGCCGGAAGCTGGTCGTGTTGCCGTTCCGCAAGGACAGTTCGCTCGACGAGATCGAGCTGCAGGACGTGAAACCGATCAAGAAGGCTCCGACTCTGCTCATCGCCAAGACACCCATCCTGGCGTCGTACATCATCGAGCTGAAGGATTTGGACGAAAAGATCGACAACGTGATCGATGTGCAGTTCCTCCACGGCTACTACGAGCCGACGCTACTGATCCTCTACGAACCGGTGCGAACGTTCCCCGG ACGAGTCGCGGTCCGGTCGGATACCTGCACGATGGTCGCCCTGTCGCTCAACATCCAGCAGCGGGTCCACCCGGTAATCTGGACGGTCAACAGTCTCCCGTTCGACTGTATACAGGCGATACCGATCAACAAACCGATCGGAGGCTGCCTGGTGATGTGTGCCAACTCGCTGATCTACCTCAACCAGAGCGTGCCGCCGTACGGCGTCAGCTTAAACAGCAGCGCCGACCACAGCACCAGCTTCCCGCTTA AACCCCAGGATGGTGTGCGGATCAGCTTGGACGCGGCGCAGGTGTGCTTCATCGAGACGGAGAAGCTTGTGCTGTCGCTGAAGGGCGGCGAGCTGTACGTGCTGACACTGTGTGCCGATTCGATGCGAAGCGTGAGGAGCTTCCACTTCAGCAAGGCCGCGGCCAGCGTGCTCACGAGTTGC ATATGTGTTTGTGAGGACGAGTATCTGTTTCTCGGGTCCCGGTTGGGCAACTCGCTGTTGCTGCGGTTCAAGGAGCAGGACGAAAGTCTGGTGATCacgatcgacgacggtgggACGGTGGAGAAGGAACCGAAGCGGTTGCGGCTGGAGGAAGAGGAGCTGGAGGTGTACGGTAGCGGTTACAAGACGTCGGTGCAGCTGACGAGCTACATTTTCGAGGTGTGCGACAGCGTGCTGAACGTGGGCCCGATCGCGCACATGGCCGTCGGCGAGCGAGTCTGCGAGGAAACGATGGAGGACGGGGCGGACGTGCAGTTCGTACCGAACAAGCTCGACGTCGAGGTGGTAACGGCGAGCGGTCACGGCAAGAACGGGGCCCTCTGCGTGCTGCAGAGTTCGATCAAACCGCAGGTGATCACGAGCTTCGGTTTGTCCGGTTGCTTGGACGTGTGGACCGTGTTCGATGAAGCGGCCGGCTCATCGAGTGCTGACGGCAGCGCGCCCGCTCCGAACCACGCGTTCATGATCCTATCGCAGGAAGCGGGCACGATGGTGCTGCAGACGGGCGACGAAATCAATGAGATCGAGAACACCGGTTTCGCGACCACGGTGCCGACCATCCACGTCGGTAACATCGGATCGAACCGGTTCATCGTGCAGGTGACGACGAAATCGATTCGCCTGCTGCAGGGCACGCGGCTGCTGCAGAACATTCCGATCGACCTCGGGTGCCCGCTGGCCTCGGTGTCGATCGTGGACCCGTACGTGTGCGTCCGTTCGTCCGAGGGCCGCGTCATCACGCTGGCACTGCGCGAAGGCAAGGGAACGCCGCGGCTGGCGGTGAACAAGAACACGATCAGCCCGTCGCCGGCGGTCGTGGCGATCGGGGCGTACCGCGACGTGTCCGGCCTGTTCACCCGCAAGCTGGAGGACGTGTACGAGCTGGGCGGGCGAGGCGGGGCCACGTCCGCGTACTCGagcgggttcggttcgatgaAGCCGGAACCAGCCATGAAgatcgaggacgaggaggaccTACTGTACGGCGAATCGGGCCGCTCGTTCAAGGTGACGTCCATGGCCGATATGGCGCTCGCCGGGAAGGGCGGTGCGAATGCCGACTTCTGGCAAAAGTACATGCAGCCGGTGAAGCCCACGTactggctgctggcggcccGGGACAATGGGACGCTCGAAATCTACTCCATGCCGGACCTCAAGCTGGCCTACCTCATCACGAACGTGGGCAACGGCGCGAAGGTGCTGTCCGACTCGATGGAGTTCGTGCCACTGTCGCTCGTGCCGAAGGGGGCACCCGGCACGGGTGGGGCGGCCCAGGATGAAACCGCCACCTTCGGAAGCTcctttggcggtggcggtggtgcgttGCCGGCGGCCCTGTTGCCGCGCGAAATTCTGATGGTGGCGCTCGGGGCGCACGGTTCGCGGCCGCTTCTCTTCGTCCGGCTCGAGCACGATCTGCTGATCTACCGTGTGTTCCGCTACGCCAAGGGTCATCTGAAGTTGCGCTTCAAGCGACTGTCGACCAGCGTCGCCTGTCCGAACTTCCGCACCGTGCCGAGCCGTTTGGCTAGCGACGAAAAGGGACCGGAAGCAGCGAACGCAAGTGACGCCGCCGATCGGGCGGAGCTGCTGGCGGCGAAGGTTCTGTACGAGAACATTTCCATGATACGGTACTTTGGCAACGTGGCCGGGTATGCCGGAGTGGCCGTTTGCGGGGAGAAACCGCACCTCCTCTTTCTGACCGCCCACGGCGAGCTGCGGTCGCACCGGCTGTACGGGCGCACGGTGATGAAAGCGTTCGCGCCGTTCAACAACGTCAACTGCCCGAACGGGTTCCTGTACTTCGACGAGCAGTACGAGCTGAAGATCTCGATCTTGCCCACCTACCTGTCCTACGACAGTGTGTGGCCGGTGCGCAAGATCCCGCTGCGCAGCTCCCCGAAGCAGATCGTGTACCACCGGGAGAACCGGGTGTACTGCGTGGTGATGGACGCGGAGGAGATCTGCAACAAGTACTATCGCTTCAATGGCGAGGACAAGGAGCTGACGGAGGAGAACAAGGGCGAGCGTTTCCTGTACCCGATGGGCCACCGCTTCTCCGTGGTGCTGGTCACGCCCGCCGCCTGGGAGATCGTGCCGGACACGTCGATCGGGCTCGAGGAGTGGGAACACGTGGTGGCGCTCAAGAACGTGAGCCTCGCGTACGAGGGGGCCCGCTCCGGCCTGAAGGAGTACATAGCGGTGGGCACGAACTTCAACTACAGCGAGGACATCACGTCCCgcggccggctgctgctgtacgaCATCATCGAGGTGGTGCCGGAGCCGGGCAAGCCGCTCACGAAGCACAAGTTCAAGGAGGTGATGGTGAAGGACCAGAAGGGCCCGGTGTCGGCCATCTCGCACGTGTGCGGCTTCCTGGTGGGCGCCGTCGGCCAGAAGGTGTACCTGTGGCAGATGAAGGACGACGATCTGGTCGGCGTGGCGTTCATTGACACGCACATCTTCGTGCACCAGATGGTGTCGATCAAGTCGCTCATTCTGGTGGCGGACGTGTACAAGTCGGTCAGCTTGCTGCGCTTCCAGGAGGAGTTCCGAACGCTGTCGCTCGTGTCGCGGGACTACCACCCGCTGAGCGTGTACCAGGTCGAGTACGTGGTCGACAACGCCAACCTGGGCTTCCTGGTGGCGGACGATCAGGCGAATCTGATCACCTACATGTACCAGCCGGAGTCGCGCGAGTCGTTCGGCGGGCAGCGTCTGCTGCGGAAGGGCGACTACCACCTGGGGCAGCGCGTGAACGCCATGTTTCGCGTGCAGTGTGACTTTCACGAGCCggacgcggcgcggcgcgccCCCAACTACGACAACAAGCACACGACGTTCTTCGCGACGCTCGACGGAGGCTTCGGGTTCGTGTTGCCACTGCCGGAGAAAACGTACCGGCGACTGTTTATGCTGCAGAACGTGCTGCTCACGCACTCACCGCACATCGCCGGGCTCAACCCGAAGGCGTTCCGGACGATCAAGCAGTCGCGCGCACTGCCGATCAACCCGAGCCGGTGCGTGGTCGACGGCGACCTGGTCTGGAGCTTTCTCGAACTGCCGGCGAACGAGAAGCAGGAGGTGGCGAAAAAGATTGGCACCCGCATCGAGGAGATCTGCGTCGATCTGATGGAGATCGAACACGTGACGCACGCGTTCTGA